Genomic segment of Sporanaerobacter acetigenes DSM 13106:
GCACTTCTTCATCCATTTCCCTCGTAAGATAAACTTCTCCACCCAATGTTTCTAATTCTTCTTTCAATATTTTTGCTACTTCAAGAACAATATCTTTTTCTTTTGAGCCCAATTCTCCCATATGACCAAAGTCCTTTCCACCATGACCCGGATCTATCATTATAGTTTTCCCATAAAGAGGATTTGCTATACCTGGAAGAGAATATTTTTCTATCTTTACTCCAGTATAATAATACTTAAGTATATCTAGAAAAGAATATCCTCTATTGGCAAGCTCGTTCCCACCATATTGACAAAGTCCAAGTCCATCACCTTTTCCCTTTGAAGTAAATCTTAGATATAGGGGAGTCATATAAAATCTTGTCGAATTCAAATGAAGTCCCTCCATTATTTCCTTACCGCTAAAAACTTTTCCTCCTACATTTATACTCAATACTCTATTTTCTTCATCTCTTACAATATCCTCAAAAAACCCCTTTATTTCTCCTTTAGAATAAGGATTGTCTAAATGAAATTTGACTTTTAGTGCATTTTCAATATCTTCAATGGAAAAATCTTTTTCTTCTATTAAATTGGGTGAGTTTTGACAATAAAGACAAAGCACTTTTCTTAGATAATTGACTTCATTTTTTATGACATTTTCTGAATTTTCCGTGCTTCCTCCACAAGTATCATGGTATCTGGCCATTATAGGTTTACCTTCCATAGTTATAACAAGTCCTTTCGTCTCCTCAACAGCCTTTTTTATCTTTTCAATATTTTCAATATATTTCTCACTCCACATTTCTTTAAGTTCCCATTCAGAGTAAAATCTATAAGAACTATAAACAGAATTGGATTTATCAATTTTCAAATACTCTCTAACCATATTAGTCCTTGCGATAACAGCTTGTGCCTTTAGACACTCTATATGAAAATCTATATCAATCTGTGAGGGAAGCAATTTCTCAATTATCTCTTCAAGGGGTTTTTGGAAAACTTCTTGTTTTTCTATATAAAACATAAAATTCCCCCTTTTTAAACCGGTATTAATATATCTTATGAAATTTAGATTGTATAAGTGAATATTGTGGTATAATTATATTGTCACAAAAAGGGGGTATTTTACATGAAGGGTACAATAGTATCTGCTTGGATAAAAACTTGCAGAAATATCTATGGAGATGGGTTGACAGATGAAGCCATGAAAAAATATGGTATGAGTCCAGACAAGATATTTACTCCTATGGAAGATATTGATGACAAAGTTTCTATAGGAATTGTGGACTACATAGCTGAAAAGACTAATAAAACATCTTTTGATGTATGGAAAGAAATGGGCAGAAATAATGTTTTGACTTTTTCCTTGGATTATCCAGCTTTTTTTAGATACAAAAACTTATATTCATTTTTAAGAGCTATGTATGATATCCATGTAGTAGTCACAAAGAGAATTCCAGGAGCAAAACCTCCTATACTACATGTTGAACCAATAGAAAGTAAAAAGGCTTTAATGACATATTCTTCACCTAGAGGAATGTTTGGATACTTTGAAGGAATGCTCACAGGTGCCAGCGAATTCTACAATGAAAAAATAGAGATAGAAACCATAGAAAAAACTGAAGATTTTATGAAGATACATATAACTTTTCCTGAAGAAATTTACGAGCACAAAGACTATAAGTTAAACAAAGCTTTATCTTTTGGCTTTGTTAAAAACGTGGAAACAAAAATAGGAATAGCATCACTACTTTTGATAGGTATACCTTATGTAATACTATCAAAATTTGTAGAAGAAAATATCCTATTGCCAACAACCTTAGCTTTATCATTTTTAGTTCCTTTTTTAATAAGTAAAGGACTATTCGCTCCGATAAAAAGTATTTATAAGACCCTTGATGAAATGGAAAATAGAGATATTTCAATTGAAAATACAATTTCTACAAAGGATTTCTTTGAAAATATAAATTCAAAACTCAATAATATAAAAGCAAATATAAAATCGGATTTTGTCGGATATAAGGGAACTACTGATGAGTTAAATGTATTTTCAGATAAATTCAATGATATCTCTACAAATATGGGCTATACTTCTAGAGAAATATCTAATGTTGTGGAACAAGTAGCAGAAGGTGCTGTAAGTCAAGCAGAGGAAACTGAAATGACTGCAGGACTTTTAAATGATAGCATGAATTCATTAAACGATATAACAGAAAAAGAAAACGTGGGAAAGGAAGATTTAGAAACAGCAGTTTTGAAACTAAATAAAGGCTATGAAAATTTACAAGACACTTCTAAAAGTCTTAACAATATCCTAGGTGAATTTTTACAAGTAAAAGAAAATGGTATCAAACTTCAAAATAGAGCAAAGGATGTAACTAAAATAGTGGAAACTGTTGAAAACATTTCTGATAAAACCAATTTACTTGCCTTAAATGCCAGTATTGAAGCTTCTAGAGCTGGTGAATATGGACAAGGCTTCACTGTAGTTGCTATGGAAATAAGAAAGCTCGCTGAAGGCTCTAAAGAAGCTGTAAAAAACATTAATGACAATTTAGTCACCTTTATAAATGAAATTGATGGCTTTGTAGAACAAATTGAAGAACAATATACTACTCTTGAAAAAGAAAACAATAGTCTTTCAGGTATTGCCAATGAAAATTATACTACTGTAACATCTATACAAAATGTATCTAACTTGATAATTGATTTGATTGAGAATTTGAACAATGAAACAAAATCTTTAAATACTATATCTTCAAATATTGAATCTCTTGCTGCTATTGCAGAAGAAAACTCTGCTTCTTCAGAAGAAGTAAGTGCAAATGTAGTCACTTATACGGAAGAGTTAAGCAAAATGATTGAAAATATAAAAGAATTCAAGAAAGTTTCCGAACAATTTGGAGAGGATTTAGAAAGATATATTGTGTAAACTCATAAATTCACAAAAAGTGCTAGGTTTTTATTGACCTAGCACTTTTATATAGTCTACTTCTGGATCTTCTGTTCCTTGAAGTGAACTATTTTGTTTTTTGAGCATAACTATATAATCTATCATATCTTTTGAAATACGTTCTCCAGGTATGACAATTGGTATCCCCGGTGGATAAACCATTATGGACTCTCCACTTATTTCACCTTCTGCTTCTTCTAATTTAACTATCTTTTTCCTGCTATAAAAGGCTTGCCTTGGAGACACGATAAGTTCTGGATTTTCCAATACAGAAATTTTGTCAAAACGTATTTTGAAATTATCTTTTCTGTATTTTTTAGAAATATCTTTTAAGGCTTCTACCAAAGCATTTACAGATTCATCACTATCTCCAAAACTTATAAGAGCCAATATATTGAATACATCCCCCATTTCAACCTGAATATTGTATTCATCTCTCAATATATTGTACACTTCAAATCCTGTAAGACCCAATTCTGATACATTTATGCCCAATTTGGTTTCATCAAAGTTAAATACTCCTGGAGTTCCTATAAGTTCTTTTCCAAAAGCATATAATCCGTCTATTTCATTTATCTTTTCTCTTGCTTTTCTTGCAAGCCTCAAGGTCTCAGAAAGAAGTTCCTGACCATGAATAGCTAAAGTTTTTCTAGCTATATCTAAACTGGCCATGAGAAGGTATGAGGCACTAGTGGTTTGAGTTAAGCTGAGTACAGTTCTAACAGTTTTTTCATCTACTAGACCTTCTTTTATGAGAAGCAATGAACTTTGAGTAAGGGAGCCTCCAGTTTTATGCATACTTACAGCACACATATCTGCTCCCAATTCAATAGCATCATAGGGAAGTTCATCATTGAATCTAAAATGAGCTCCATGAGCTTCATCTACAAGAACTGCCATACCATATTTGTGGGCAATTTTAACTATGCTCTTTATATCAGAAGTAGCTCCATAGTAAGTAGGATTTATCAAAAATATAGCTTTTGCATCAAAATTTCTCGCTATGGCTTTTTCTACATCTTCAATAGAAACTCCCATGGCTATTCCAAGCCTTTCATTTATTTCTGGCTGAATATATACTGGAATAGCACCACTTAATATCAGCCCATTTATAGCAGATTTGTGAGCATTCCTAGGCATTATTATTTTATCTCCTGGCTCGCAAACACTCATGATCATAGCTTGTACTCCAGATGTCGTCCCATTGACTAGGAAAAATGAATGGTCTGCCCAATAAGCTTCAGCTGCTAAATCCTCCGCTTCCTTTATAACTCCTATGGGATTATTTAAATTGTCTAATGGTTTCATAGAATTTACATCTATTTGCAATACCTTGTTTCCTACAAATTCCCCAAATTCCTTGAGTCCCACTCCATGTTTATGCCCAGGAACATCAAAAGGTATGACATTTCTCTCTTGATATGCTTTTAGTGCATCAAACAATGGGGTTTTGTTTTGATTAGATACCACTTGCCACTCCTCCAGTGTGAAATAAATTTAAATATGCAAAATCAATGAAGCTATAGTGAAATAAACTGTTAGACTCAATGCATCCACTATAGTTGTAATAAGTGGACTTGCCATTATAGCTGGATCTATTTTTAATTTTTTGGCTGCAATAGGAAGTATACCACCTATTACTTTTGAAGCTATGACAGTGAAAAATAAAGTCACAGATACTGTCAAGGCGATATAAATATTAACTTTTTCTATATAATATATTCTCAAAAAATTCACCAAAGCTAGTACTATTCCTACTATGATACTTATCCTGAATTCTTTCCATACGACTTTCCCTATATCTTTAGGATGCACTTCACCCAAAGCTAAACCTCTAATCACCAATGTAGAAGATTGACTTCCTGCATTTCCTCCAGTATCCATGAGCATAGGTATAAAAGAAGCCAAGAGTACTGTAGACTGAAGTACATCTTCAAATCTTGTTATAATTCTCTGAGTAAAAGTAGCTGATATCATTAAAAATAACAACCATATTATTCTATGTTTGGCTAAGCTAAAAACATCAGTATCTAAATATTCATCTTCTGATGGAGACATGGCAGCCATTTTTTGAAAGTCTTCTGTGTTTTCCTTGTCTATAACATCCATTATATCATCAACAGTTATAATGCCAGTAAGTCTATTTTCTTTATCTACTACTGGAAGGGCTATAAAACCATATTTTCTGAAGAGTGCAGCTACAGTTTCTTGATCGTCATGAGTATTTACATATATGACATCTCTGTTCATGATATTTTTTATACTCTCATTTTCTTCATTGACTACAAGCTTTCTTAGAGAAACTATTCCTTCTAATTTTCTATTGGAATCTGTTACATAGCATGTATACACTGTTTCTTTAGAAAGACCCGTTTCTTTTATATGAGCTAATGCCTCTCCAACTGTCATTTCTTTCTTTAAGTCTACATACTCAATAGTCATAAGACTTCCAGCTGAATCTTGTGGGTAGTTTAAAAATTGATTTATACGCTTTCGTTCTTCTTGATTTGAATTTAGCAATATCTTCTTCACAACATTTGCTGGCATTTCCTCAAGTAAGTCAATCATATCATCAAAGTACAATTCATCTATAATATACTCCAATTCTTTATCCGTGATACAACCAACTATTTCCTTTTGTTTATCTACTGGAAAATACGAAAACACATCTACTGCTACATTCTTAGGCAACATTCTAAACAACATAAGTGCTATAGCTATATCCAATTCTTCCAATATTTCTTCTATGTCTATTGGATTCATCTGAATAAGCTCTTCTCTCAACTCGCGATACTTCTTTTGTTCTAATAGCATTTCAATTTTTCTTTCACCCATTAAAAATCCCCCCTTGGAAAAACCATAAACAAAAGTGATGAATATGGTTCTTCCCTTTTAGTATTAAGTTTTCTACTCGGACTACCAGATAAGGGCCCAGAATCCATTTTCATCACCTCCAATTTAATTCTTCCATAGGTGTGGATATATTATACTATATTTATAGACTATTCTATTATAGTAGATTTTTCAACATTTTTTTTAAATATCCTCAATTATTTTTTCTCCAATAGCTTTGTATATTTTACCAACTGGAGAGTTTAAATCTACTACTGGTGAAATACCTTTATCACTTCCCTCTCTAATTTCTTTAAGTAATGGAATCTCACCTAAAAAGCTTACATCTAATTCTCTACTTAATTTTTCTCCCTCTCCGGAGCCAAATATATAGTGTTTTTCACCACATTTATCGCATTGGAAATAAGACATATTTTCTATAACTCCAATTATATCGGTATTGGTCTTTTGAGCCATAATACCCAATCTCTTTGCTACACCCTTAGCCGTAATCTGTGGAGTTGTCACTATTAAAAACCTGGCATCTTTTACTTCTTGCATGATGCTAAGTGGTATATCTCCAGTTCCTGGAGGCAAATCCAAGAGCAAGAAATCTAATTCACCCCAATATACTTCATTCATAAACTGTTCAAGCACTCCTGAAAGAACTGGTCCCCTCCAAATAAGTGCTTCATCTTCTTCTACTAGATTGCCCATAGACATGATTTTTACTCCATGAGTTTCTATAGGAAGGATAGCTTGCTCTCCAATGGCCACTGGTCTCACACCTTTTATGCCCATTATCTGAGGTATGCTGTATCCTAATATATCTGCATCTATCAGCCCTACTTTATATCCCATATTTGCCAATGTTATAGCTAAATTGGCTGTAACAGTAGATTTTCCTACTCCACCTTTTCCACTTCCAATAGCTAGTATAGTGGTATTTTCAAAAGAATTTAAAGAATTTTTTTTCTTCCCAAATAGGGCTTCTTTTTCCTTATCTGACATTTCACCAAATTGAACTTTTACGCTTTTGACTCCTTCTATTTTTCCTACTTCATTTAGAATATCTTCTTTCATCTTATTTTTCAGCGGACATCCTATAGTAGTCAATGCAACTACAACTTCAACATTTCCGTTATCTATCGAAACATCCTTAATCATATTTAGTTCTACTAAATTTCTATTGAGTTCAGGATCATATACATTTTGAAGTGCAGCATATATTTGATTTTTGTCCATTTTCTAACCTCCTCATCTAATGTTTACGGTTTTGCGACAGCGAGAACCGTCCCCGCTGTCGCAGCAGTTAGTAACACCTTAACTCTATTATATCCAATACAATAGAAAAAAGATAGGCAAATACCTATCTTTTTAGCAATATGAACCTCCGCGTCCTGCTGTGACTTGGAAACCTCTTCTCAACCAGTTGTTTGAATAATCAATATTGAATTCATCAAAATTGTTGACTATATCTTGATCTAGCACAAATGTGAAATCATCTACTTTAACTATGCTATCATCATCTTTTTGCTCATCCAGAGCTAATCCAAAAGTTGGACCACCTCAGCCAAGACCCGCAACATAAACCCTTAGAGGTTTATTTAAATTATTTTT
This window contains:
- a CDS encoding Mrp/NBP35 family ATP-binding protein, whose product is MDKNQIYAALQNVYDPELNRNLVELNMIKDVSIDNGNVEVVVALTTIGCPLKNKMKEDILNEVGKIEGVKSVKVQFGEMSDKEKEALFGKKKNSLNSFENTTILAIGSGKGGVGKSTVTANLAITLANMGYKVGLIDADILGYSIPQIMGIKGVRPVAIGEQAILPIETHGVKIMSMGNLVEEDEALIWRGPVLSGVLEQFMNEVYWGELDFLLLDLPPGTGDIPLSIMQEVKDARFLIVTTPQITAKGVAKRLGIMAQKTNTDIIGVIENMSYFQCDKCGEKHYIFGSGEGEKLSRELDVSFLGEIPLLKEIREGSDKGISPVVDLNSPVGKIYKAIGEKIIEDI
- a CDS encoding N-acetylmuramoyl-L-alanine amidase, with the protein product MFYIEKQEVFQKPLEEIIEKLLPSQIDIDFHIECLKAQAVIARTNMVREYLKIDKSNSVYSSYRFYSEWELKEMWSEKYIENIEKIKKAVEETKGLVITMEGKPIMARYHDTCGGSTENSENVIKNEVNYLRKVLCLYCQNSPNLIEEKDFSIEDIENALKVKFHLDNPYSKGEIKGFFEDIVRDEENRVLSINVGGKVFSGKEIMEGLHLNSTRFYMTPLYLRFTSKGKGDGLGLCQYGGNELANRGYSFLDILKYYYTGVKIEKYSLPGIANPLYGKTIMIDPGHGGKDFGHMGELGSKEKDIVLEVAKILKEELETLGGEVYLTREMDEEVLLSKRSEMANRIRPDFFISLHMNYFPKSNMKGCEIYCFGEDAEGRKMGEILLKNLEEIGVVNRGVKEGNFYLLKSIGVNTMLIELGFLSNLEEEKCFLEENFIKKLSYGITLGILEYFEY
- a CDS encoding HesB-like protein, which produces MNIELTQIAREELRKYLESKNNLNKPLRVYVAGLGUGGPTFGLALDEQKDDDSIVKVDDFTFVLDQDIVNNFDEFNIDYSNNWLRRGFQVTAGRGGSYC
- a CDS encoding heme NO-binding domain-containing protein translates to MKGTIVSAWIKTCRNIYGDGLTDEAMKKYGMSPDKIFTPMEDIDDKVSIGIVDYIAEKTNKTSFDVWKEMGRNNVLTFSLDYPAFFRYKNLYSFLRAMYDIHVVVTKRIPGAKPPILHVEPIESKKALMTYSSPRGMFGYFEGMLTGASEFYNEKIEIETIEKTEDFMKIHITFPEEIYEHKDYKLNKALSFGFVKNVETKIGIASLLLIGIPYVILSKFVEENILLPTTLALSFLVPFLISKGLFAPIKSIYKTLDEMENRDISIENTISTKDFFENINSKLNNIKANIKSDFVGYKGTTDELNVFSDKFNDISTNMGYTSREISNVVEQVAEGAVSQAEETEMTAGLLNDSMNSLNDITEKENVGKEDLETAVLKLNKGYENLQDTSKSLNNILGEFLQVKENGIKLQNRAKDVTKIVETVENISDKTNLLALNASIEASRAGEYGQGFTVVAMEIRKLAEGSKEAVKNINDNLVTFINEIDGFVEQIEEQYTTLEKENNSLSGIANENYTTVTSIQNVSNLIIDLIENLNNETKSLNTISSNIESLAAIAEENSASSEEVSANVVTYTEELSKMIENIKEFKKVSEQFGEDLERYIV
- a CDS encoding aminotransferase class I/II-fold pyridoxal phosphate-dependent enzyme — translated: MVSNQNKTPLFDALKAYQERNVIPFDVPGHKHGVGLKEFGEFVGNKVLQIDVNSMKPLDNLNNPIGVIKEAEDLAAEAYWADHSFFLVNGTTSGVQAMIMSVCEPGDKIIMPRNAHKSAINGLILSGAIPVYIQPEINERLGIAMGVSIEDVEKAIARNFDAKAIFLINPTYYGATSDIKSIVKIAHKYGMAVLVDEAHGAHFRFNDELPYDAIELGADMCAVSMHKTGGSLTQSSLLLIKEGLVDEKTVRTVLSLTQTTSASYLLMASLDIARKTLAIHGQELLSETLRLARKAREKINEIDGLYAFGKELIGTPGVFNFDETKLGINVSELGLTGFEVYNILRDEYNIQVEMGDVFNILALISFGDSDESVNALVEALKDISKKYRKDNFKIRFDKISVLENPELIVSPRQAFYSRKKIVKLEEAEGEISGESIMVYPPGIPIVIPGERISKDMIDYIVMLKKQNSSLQGTEDPEVDYIKVLGQ
- the mgtE gene encoding magnesium transporter: MGERKIEMLLEQKKYRELREELIQMNPIDIEEILEELDIAIALMLFRMLPKNVAVDVFSYFPVDKQKEIVGCITDKELEYIIDELYFDDMIDLLEEMPANVVKKILLNSNQEERKRINQFLNYPQDSAGSLMTIEYVDLKKEMTVGEALAHIKETGLSKETVYTCYVTDSNRKLEGIVSLRKLVVNEENESIKNIMNRDVIYVNTHDDQETVAALFRKYGFIALPVVDKENRLTGIITVDDIMDVIDKENTEDFQKMAAMSPSEDEYLDTDVFSLAKHRIIWLLFLMISATFTQRIITRFEDVLQSTVLLASFIPMLMDTGGNAGSQSSTLVIRGLALGEVHPKDIGKVVWKEFRISIIVGIVLALVNFLRIYYIEKVNIYIALTVSVTLFFTVIASKVIGGILPIAAKKLKIDPAIMASPLITTIVDALSLTVYFTIASLILHI